A window from Opitutia bacterium ISCC 52 encodes these proteins:
- a CDS encoding DUF1501 domain-containing protein, with protein MNGFRNEQRFQQVGDPEIQARISQYEMAFRMQASVPDLMDTKEEPDYIHDLYGPDSRKKGTFAANCILARRMAESGVRFVQLFHRGWDQHNNLPKDLATNCKSVDQPATALINDLEERGLLEDTVVIFGGEFGRTIYSQGKLTKDNHGRDHHGRCFSTWVARGGFEPGVDYGETDDFAYNIVQDPVHINDFNATVLHNLGIDHERFTYRHQGLDSRLTGVEHRRVIKEILS; from the coding sequence ATCAATGGATTCAGGAATGAGCAGAGGTTTCAGCAAGTGGGTGATCCGGAAATTCAAGCCCGCATTTCACAATACGAAATGGCCTTTCGCATGCAGGCATCGGTACCTGACCTGATGGACACCAAGGAGGAACCGGATTACATCCACGACCTCTATGGCCCCGATTCGAGAAAGAAAGGTACCTTCGCTGCCAATTGTATTCTTGCCCGCCGGATGGCTGAGAGCGGTGTCCGCTTTGTGCAACTTTTTCATCGAGGTTGGGATCAACACAACAATCTGCCTAAGGATTTGGCGACCAATTGTAAGTCAGTTGATCAACCGGCAACGGCTTTGATTAACGACCTTGAGGAGCGTGGTTTGTTGGAAGACACCGTCGTCATCTTTGGCGGTGAATTTGGCCGCACTATTTACAGTCAGGGCAAACTCACCAAAGACAATCACGGGCGCGACCACCATGGACGCTGTTTCAGTACCTGGGTTGCCAGAGGTGGATTCGAGCCCGGGGTCGACTATGGCGAGACCGACGACTTCGCCTACAATATCGTCCAGGATCCGGTTCATATTAATGATTTTAATGCTACGGTGTTACACAATCTTGGTATCGACCATGAGCGTTTCACCTATCGTCACCAAGGCCTCGACTCGCGCTTGACCGGGGTCGAACACCGCCGGGTTATCAAAGAGATTTTGAGTTAG
- a CDS encoding sulfatase, whose product MNNTILRLLFFAVFIPAAYAERPNILFISVDDMNCDSVGVYGSPLKNITPHMDKLASEGLRFEYAHVMVGNCYPGRNVMFSGRSSHSNLVEGFYAINEPHYPHLADLMKAGGYFTGIFGKVSHTTPYSPYNWDLIMGERKGEKNHIKDAGSYFRTTAEGIAAAKDADKPFCLLINISDPHLPFYRWNRRQEMDDPFVPSQLYTPEEIPVPGYLPDTPNVRKELAHYYMSVSRADDCVGESLRALAESGQADNTVVVFLSDHGMPLPFAKTCLYHHSTRTPWMVRWPGQIKPGTHDTDHMVSALDLLPTLLDVAGIEHPNGLEGRSFYKVLQGKKQPELDYVIKEYNESSGRRRHPMRGVQTKKFNYIFNPWAVQGRKFQAAAQGTLTYQEMVELSETDPVWSKHLNQFDYRVVEEFFDVENDPDNLINLINDPKYQDEIEAHRKILGQFMERTRDPVFTAFQNRDNPGYLDGFVAALQAEAYRRRQVTQQKSQGW is encoded by the coding sequence ATGAACAACACCATACTTCGCCTTCTATTCTTTGCTGTGTTTATTCCAGCCGCCTACGCCGAACGGCCCAATATCCTTTTTATATCCGTCGACGATATGAACTGCGATTCAGTCGGTGTCTATGGCAGTCCCTTGAAGAACATAACTCCACATATGGATAAACTGGCGTCCGAAGGACTCCGCTTCGAGTATGCCCACGTCATGGTAGGCAACTGCTATCCTGGGCGGAATGTCATGTTTTCAGGACGCTCTTCCCATAGCAATCTGGTGGAGGGTTTTTATGCGATTAACGAACCGCATTACCCGCACCTCGCTGATCTGATGAAGGCTGGTGGATACTTCACGGGAATCTTTGGAAAAGTGAGCCACACAACACCTTACTCACCCTACAACTGGGACCTGATAATGGGCGAACGCAAAGGAGAGAAGAATCACATCAAGGATGCGGGTTCCTACTTTCGCACCACGGCGGAGGGTATCGCTGCGGCTAAAGATGCGGACAAACCTTTCTGTTTACTGATCAACATTTCTGATCCCCATTTACCATTCTACCGCTGGAACCGCCGTCAGGAAATGGACGATCCTTTTGTACCCAGCCAATTGTACACGCCGGAGGAAATTCCCGTCCCGGGCTACCTTCCCGACACTCCTAATGTGCGGAAAGAACTGGCGCATTATTACATGTCCGTCAGCCGGGCCGACGATTGCGTCGGTGAAAGCTTGCGTGCGTTAGCTGAATCAGGTCAGGCCGATAATACCGTTGTTGTTTTTCTCTCTGATCACGGCATGCCTTTGCCCTTCGCCAAGACCTGCCTATACCACCACAGCACACGCACCCCGTGGATGGTTCGCTGGCCAGGACAGATCAAGCCAGGTACCCATGACACCGACCACATGGTCTCGGCGCTCGACCTGTTGCCTACCCTGCTCGATGTCGCAGGCATCGAGCATCCGAACGGACTCGAAGGACGTTCGTTCTACAAAGTTTTGCAGGGAAAGAAACAGCCAGAATTGGATTACGTCATCAAAGAATACAATGAGAGCTCAGGGCGTCGACGCCATCCCATGCGCGGAGTTCAGACCAAGAAGTTCAACTATATCTTTAATCCCTGGGCTGTTCAGGGAAGAAAGTTCCAAGCTGCCGCCCAGGGGACCCTTACTTATCAAGAAATGGTTGAACTATCAGAGACGGACCCGGTTTGGTCCAAACACCTAAACCAGTTTGATTATCGCGTCGTGGAAGAATTCTTCGATGTCGAGAATGATCCTGACAATTTGATTAATTTGATCAACGACCCCAAATATCAAGACGAGATCGAAGCCCACAGAAAAATCCTTGGCCAATTTATGGAGAGGACCAGGGACCCAGTCTTTACCGCCTTTCAGAATCGCGACAATCCGGGCTACCTGGACGGATTTGTTGCTGCCCTCCAGGCTGAGGCATACCGGCGACGACAGGTGACCCAACAAAAGAGTCAGGGTTGGTAG
- a CDS encoding BLUF domain-containing protein, with amino-acid sequence MKRCRLIYRSKVQIDFPRKTELENILSKAKDHNNEKGIVGMLILTGDQFLQILEGPVRYVNQLYNKILQDERHKDVELISYELITTPYFYDWSMRLLNLDEVDGDLRHRLMKKYPHQDYQLVIPEEKILLYSLIHDARDLFSELDKANE; translated from the coding sequence ATGAAACGCTGTAGACTTATCTATAGAAGCAAAGTCCAAATTGATTTCCCTCGAAAAACCGAATTGGAGAACATCCTTTCGAAGGCCAAGGATCACAATAATGAAAAAGGTATCGTTGGTATGCTCATATTAACAGGAGATCAGTTTTTGCAAATCCTGGAAGGCCCCGTTCGCTACGTAAACCAACTTTACAATAAAATCTTACAGGACGAACGCCACAAGGATGTTGAATTGATCAGTTACGAACTAATCACCACTCCATATTTCTACGATTGGAGCATGCGTTTGTTGAATCTCGATGAGGTGGATGGAGATTTGAGACATCGCCTCATGAAAAAATACCCCCACCAGGATTATCAGCTGGTCATTCCTGAAGAAAAAATACTCCTGTATTCGCTCATTCATGACGCTCGAGATCTATTTAGCGAGCTGGACAAAGCCAACGAGTAA
- a CDS encoding aryl-sulfate sulfotransferase yields MTRVLFSKYLLTLAILPVWFAGCSQSGPSISEVSLVPNPNPTVPLAAVLSLSADQPVTLAINIDDGDRQWTIEPSSERSNQFEVPVIGMRAARSHTITATVTNAGGSSATSAAMTFETPALPDVFPIPKVTVRKPDAMEPGVTLFNVNGRWDAEGNAVPAVFAPAVIVDDLGEVTWYYLPTDHKIHDVRQMPDGNFIYEIWPGTGGMVEIDVLGNILRRWHFTGTATNVAEGSIPVETGSFHHDFTSLPNGNILLLSNENRVLENWYTSETDADAPRATANVLGDVIIEMTLDGDVLREWKLHDILDPYRIGYSSLGTGFWRTHYEEKLGGPGHDWTHANAIIYEEEDNSFILSVPYQDAVIKVSMDSGELVWILGNHDNWKEPWSDKLLTPVGDLEWSYKHHAISHTENGTYLLFDNGVARSSPFDDKMALADSYSRAVEYSVDEETMEVSQLWTYGPKDEPFYARYLGDVDWQPKTDNVLITIGGQESDADGNNAGRGPDTQRWARLVEVTHEQPSEVVWDMRLQDTGLGWAIYRGDRIPSLYR; encoded by the coding sequence ATGACTCGTGTTCTATTTTCGAAATATTTGCTGACTTTGGCTATCCTGCCAGTGTGGTTCGCCGGCTGCAGCCAATCAGGGCCTTCCATCAGTGAAGTGAGCCTTGTGCCAAATCCGAATCCAACGGTGCCACTTGCAGCCGTGCTTAGCTTGTCGGCTGATCAGCCGGTGACTTTGGCAATCAACATCGACGATGGAGACCGACAATGGACGATTGAGCCGAGTTCGGAGCGTTCTAATCAATTTGAAGTGCCTGTGATTGGGATGCGCGCCGCACGCAGTCATACCATAACCGCGACCGTAACAAATGCAGGAGGCAGCTCTGCCACCTCCGCGGCGATGACCTTCGAAACACCCGCGCTGCCAGATGTTTTTCCGATACCAAAAGTGACCGTCCGTAAGCCAGATGCCATGGAGCCCGGTGTGACTTTGTTTAATGTCAATGGACGTTGGGATGCTGAAGGAAATGCAGTTCCTGCGGTCTTCGCACCGGCTGTTATCGTGGATGATCTGGGCGAAGTTACCTGGTATTATTTGCCCACAGACCACAAAATCCATGACGTTCGGCAGATGCCAGACGGCAACTTCATCTATGAAATCTGGCCGGGAACTGGTGGCATGGTCGAAATAGATGTTCTAGGTAATATTCTGCGCCGTTGGCATTTCACAGGAACCGCGACGAATGTAGCCGAAGGCAGCATCCCAGTGGAAACTGGATCTTTCCACCATGATTTCACCAGTCTTCCGAATGGAAACATCCTGCTGCTCAGTAATGAGAACCGAGTCCTTGAAAATTGGTATACCAGTGAAACGGACGCGGACGCACCGAGAGCGACTGCCAATGTCCTGGGTGATGTCATTATCGAAATGACCCTCGATGGTGACGTGCTAAGAGAATGGAAATTGCATGATATTCTCGATCCTTACCGCATCGGTTACAGTTCGCTCGGTACTGGTTTCTGGAGAACGCACTACGAAGAAAAACTCGGTGGTCCCGGGCATGACTGGACGCACGCGAACGCAATTATCTACGAGGAAGAGGACAACTCGTTTATCTTGTCTGTACCTTATCAAGATGCGGTTATCAAAGTCAGTATGGATAGTGGTGAGCTCGTCTGGATTCTCGGAAACCATGACAATTGGAAAGAGCCTTGGAGTGACAAGCTGCTGACACCTGTCGGTGATCTCGAGTGGTCTTACAAGCACCACGCCATTTCCCATACTGAAAACGGAACCTACCTACTGTTTGATAACGGCGTTGCACGAAGCTCACCGTTCGATGATAAAATGGCGCTGGCGGACAGTTACTCCCGAGCTGTTGAATACTCTGTGGATGAAGAGACGATGGAAGTCTCGCAACTCTGGACTTATGGTCCCAAAGACGAACCATTTTATGCGCGGTACCTGGGCGATGTAGATTGGCAACCGAAGACTGATAATGTTCTGATCACCATTGGTGGACAAGAATCAGATGCTGACGGCAACAATGCCGGACGTGGACCCGATACTCAACGTTGGGCGCGTCTGGTAGAAGTGACTCATGAGCAACCCTCTGAAGTTGTTTGGGATATGCGTCTGCAAGATACAGGATTGGGCTGGGCCATTTATCGGGGTGATCGAATTCCCTCTCTCTATCGCTAA
- a CDS encoding AhpC/TSA family protein yields the protein MLAWSTSQAQENNSEEGSPSGERAERPPRAERAQSENRPPRGGGPRGGPRRAPPPRSTDGSREAGTPKYTVAPDGVGVTMRDGASPNPYTKDTVTYVPWEDGSKMNPLKVGSKLPSGSVVWTKEGEKLDLNKVAMEAPTLLIYYRGGWCPYCNIQLHELKESVPELEKMGYQLLAISTDTVEALNAYDDSEINYQLLADPDLKLATNLGIKYKVVKQYLEHVKSMPDGRAFSLEKRNGGFLVTPSAFVLDTTGTVRFAYVNDNYTVRASQDSLLKAAKKALE from the coding sequence ATGTTGGCCTGGTCAACGTCACAGGCGCAGGAGAACAACTCCGAAGAAGGTTCACCTTCTGGTGAGCGCGCCGAACGACCACCACGTGCTGAGCGCGCTCAGAGTGAAAACCGACCTCCCCGTGGTGGCGGACCTCGCGGCGGACCCAGAAGAGCACCACCACCACGGTCAACTGACGGATCGCGTGAAGCTGGCACGCCCAAGTATACCGTGGCTCCGGATGGAGTCGGGGTGACCATGCGCGATGGTGCTTCACCCAATCCCTATACCAAAGACACAGTTACTTACGTTCCTTGGGAAGATGGATCAAAAATGAATCCACTTAAGGTGGGCAGTAAACTTCCAAGCGGTTCGGTTGTCTGGACCAAGGAAGGCGAAAAATTGGACCTCAACAAGGTAGCCATGGAAGCACCCACCTTATTGATTTATTACCGAGGCGGTTGGTGTCCGTATTGCAATATACAGTTACACGAACTGAAAGAGAGTGTCCCCGAACTTGAAAAAATGGGATATCAGTTGCTCGCGATAAGTACCGATACCGTGGAAGCTCTGAACGCCTACGATGACTCCGAGATTAACTACCAATTGCTCGCGGACCCCGATCTCAAATTGGCAACCAACCTTGGAATTAAATACAAAGTGGTAAAACAATACCTCGAGCACGTAAAATCGATGCCTGATGGTCGCGCATTCAGTTTAGAGAAACGCAACGGCGGATTCCTGGTTACGCCTTCAGCTTTTGTTCTGGATACTACTGGCACCGTACGATTTGCCTATGTGAACGACAATTATACGGTTAGAGCCAGTCAGGATTCGCTATTGAAAGCTGCTAAAAAGGCATTGGAATAA
- a CDS encoding sulfatase, which yields MGAGHGSSSDKKNVLLICVDDLRPELKSFGVDYIHSPNIDRLANSGRAFHNHYVNAPTCGASRYTMLTGMYGSYGNGALFARAEKLKSLNASVSPSMPEWFRKNGYKTVSVGKVSHHPGGWGGEDWYDQNVLEMPGAWDRQLMPTGRWKHPRGAMHSLVHGEIKKIGSFSENKMEVMQSAEGEDTDYHDGLIAEEGLEQLEDLAKAHTPFFLAIGFIKPHLPFGSPARYMDPYKGVDLPPIPHPEKPDWASTWHASGEFTNQYFHHGQDPNKDKAYADKVRRHYAACVSYVDHMVGRILDKLKETGRDKDTIVALWGDHGWHLGEHAIWGKHCLFEEALRSPLIISAPGMNHPGTKSNAVIETVDLFPTLCELTGLNKPDFVHGTSVVPQLTEPTTPGHTAYAYTSRAQTLRTDRYRFTLHTDGNMELYDHSSSAKETKNLAEDNPKLVSELKKALEQKIAKRGS from the coding sequence ATGGGTGCAGGTCATGGTAGCTCATCCGACAAAAAGAATGTGTTGCTCATCTGTGTGGACGATCTTCGCCCAGAACTAAAGTCATTTGGTGTCGATTACATACATTCTCCGAATATTGATCGCCTCGCCAATTCAGGCAGAGCTTTTCATAACCACTACGTAAACGCCCCTACTTGCGGTGCTTCTCGTTATACCATGCTCACTGGGATGTACGGCTCCTATGGTAATGGAGCTCTCTTCGCACGAGCCGAGAAGCTAAAGTCTCTCAATGCATCCGTCTCGCCAAGTATGCCGGAGTGGTTCCGGAAAAATGGATATAAGACGGTATCTGTTGGTAAAGTCTCGCATCACCCAGGTGGGTGGGGCGGTGAGGATTGGTATGACCAAAACGTTCTTGAAATGCCAGGAGCCTGGGATCGTCAACTCATGCCCACTGGCCGATGGAAACACCCGCGAGGGGCGATGCATTCGTTGGTTCATGGGGAGATCAAAAAGATCGGATCCTTTTCGGAAAATAAAATGGAGGTCATGCAAAGCGCTGAAGGCGAAGATACTGACTACCACGATGGCTTGATTGCCGAGGAAGGTCTCGAACAACTCGAAGATTTAGCAAAAGCGCACACCCCTTTCTTTCTGGCTATCGGTTTTATCAAACCTCATCTCCCATTTGGATCGCCGGCCCGATATATGGATCCCTACAAAGGAGTCGACCTGCCTCCGATCCCTCACCCAGAGAAGCCTGATTGGGCCAGCACCTGGCACGCATCGGGAGAATTCACCAATCAGTATTTCCATCATGGGCAGGACCCAAACAAGGACAAAGCCTACGCCGATAAGGTCCGACGTCATTACGCCGCCTGCGTTAGCTACGTAGATCACATGGTCGGACGAATCCTCGACAAACTCAAGGAAACCGGCCGAGACAAAGACACCATTGTCGCTCTTTGGGGAGATCATGGCTGGCACCTGGGTGAGCATGCCATCTGGGGCAAGCACTGTCTCTTCGAAGAAGCACTCCGGTCCCCGCTCATCATCTCCGCTCCTGGTATGAATCATCCTGGCACAAAGTCCAACGCAGTCATTGAGACCGTTGATCTCTTTCCCACCCTGTGCGAACTTACTGGCCTGAATAAACCCGATTTCGTTCATGGCACCTCGGTGGTTCCTCAGCTCACAGAACCTACCACGCCGGGCCATACCGCCTACGCATATACTTCGAGAGCGCAGACTCTCCGCACAGATCGCTACCGCTTTACTCTCCATACGGATGGTAATATGGAATTGTACGACCATAGTTCCTCAGCGAAGGAAACGAAAAACCTCGCCGAGGATAATCCGAAGCTGGTGAGTGAATTGAAAAAGGCGCTTGAACAAAAGATAGCGAAAAGAGGTTCTTAA
- a CDS encoding aryl-sulfate sulfotransferase → MLPVFSSPAAGHNAAISISLMALLFISCSSSSPTIQHLEVDLDPSDTVPLSAEVSFNTSQATTVALEFVEGDRSWIVDTNLPVDTKHVVPILGMRAGRTHKVTVVVSNSAGQTERSEPIEIKTDPLPEDFPPIEIKVSQPDKMEPGFTFIEPTYVPVDDSKRPNDWIIALDEDGEVVWYYKTPPGVADTQRLENGNLIFTAKNVGIFEIDMLGNIISHWYSNLAKEDQIYEDSIHVDTDTLHHEFAVRKSGNILAISTEVRKYDNYPTSETDPDAPKATDNVIGDVIVEFDRGGNIVREIKLLDIIDPYRIGYGSLNGRYWQGLYGHVGGTPRDWSHANSVSLDEEERFALFSMRYQNAVLKLDLETNEIVWIMGDHTGWGPDWQPLLLKPKGELTWHADQHAPMNTPEGTILLFDNGMNRALPFNPKLPVSESRSRAVEYRIDEENREVEEIWSYGDKPGDERYYAWRVGDADWMPQTGNVLINFGGLTYDKNDNFGNGVNRFNWIRIVEVTRTTPAEKVFELKISDKRPAGWLSFQAERLPSLYP, encoded by the coding sequence ATGCTCCCTGTCTTTTCTTCTCCTGCTGCAGGTCACAATGCAGCCATCAGCATTTCCTTGATGGCTCTTCTCTTTATCTCCTGCTCTTCGTCTTCTCCTACGATTCAGCATCTGGAAGTCGATCTCGATCCGAGTGATACCGTACCGTTAAGCGCGGAAGTAAGTTTTAATACAAGCCAGGCCACAACCGTTGCGCTTGAGTTTGTGGAAGGTGATCGTAGTTGGATCGTCGATACGAATCTGCCTGTAGATACCAAGCATGTCGTTCCGATTCTAGGCATGCGGGCTGGTCGAACGCATAAGGTAACTGTTGTGGTCAGTAATTCCGCCGGACAAACGGAGAGGTCAGAGCCCATTGAAATCAAAACCGATCCACTCCCTGAAGATTTCCCTCCGATCGAAATCAAGGTTAGCCAACCAGATAAAATGGAACCAGGGTTTACCTTCATTGAACCTACCTATGTGCCCGTCGATGACAGCAAACGGCCCAATGATTGGATCATCGCATTGGATGAGGACGGTGAAGTGGTATGGTACTACAAAACTCCACCGGGGGTTGCAGATACCCAGCGCCTGGAGAACGGAAACCTTATTTTCACCGCAAAGAATGTCGGCATCTTCGAGATTGATATGTTGGGAAACATCATTTCCCATTGGTACTCCAATCTAGCGAAAGAGGATCAAATCTATGAAGATAGCATTCATGTAGACACCGATACCCTGCATCATGAATTCGCTGTAAGGAAATCCGGGAACATCCTCGCTATCAGCACCGAGGTACGCAAATACGACAATTATCCAACCAGTGAAACGGATCCGGATGCGCCTAAAGCCACCGATAATGTGATTGGCGATGTTATCGTCGAATTCGACCGTGGTGGAAACATAGTAAGAGAAATCAAATTGTTGGATATTATTGATCCATACCGCATTGGCTACGGTTCGCTGAACGGCCGCTATTGGCAGGGACTCTATGGGCATGTAGGTGGAACCCCTCGGGACTGGTCACATGCAAACAGCGTTTCGCTAGATGAAGAGGAACGATTCGCATTGTTTTCGATGCGCTATCAAAATGCTGTGCTCAAGCTCGACCTCGAAACGAACGAAATTGTCTGGATCATGGGTGACCATACCGGATGGGGACCAGATTGGCAGCCTCTGTTACTTAAGCCTAAAGGCGAATTGACCTGGCATGCAGATCAGCACGCTCCAATGAATACTCCAGAAGGAACGATTTTGCTTTTCGACAACGGGATGAATCGCGCACTCCCGTTTAACCCCAAATTACCCGTGAGCGAGTCTCGCAGTCGTGCAGTCGAGTATCGTATTGACGAAGAGAATCGGGAAGTCGAAGAGATTTGGTCTTACGGGGATAAGCCCGGTGACGAGCGCTATTACGCTTGGCGCGTTGGCGACGCCGATTGGATGCCCCAAACTGGAAATGTGCTCATCAACTTTGGTGGCCTGACCTATGACAAGAATGATAATTTTGGCAACGGAGTTAACAGGTTCAACTGGATCCGCATTGTCGAAGTGACGCGGACCACACCGGCCGAGAAAGTCTTTGAGCTGAAGATCAGCGACAAACGCCCCGCTGGTTGGCTCAGCTTCCAAGCAGAACGGCTACCGAGCCTCTACCCCTAA
- a CDS encoding alpha/beta hydrolase codes for MLKSPSIKLLILFGVLSHLSASAQPDLENAADVDRNVIYGMYSGLALVMDVYYPKESNGHGVIQISGSGWTRPMGYDARALSHQTHVKNDGEPLLAAGYTVFAISHRATPRFQYPSQVEDVQRAVRYIRFHADRFGITPDKIGALGGSSGGHLVSMLGVLDGDENRLDQSPINQVNAKVQCVVARAAPSNFINGQDANYFLGVREKERTVEGSIEHTIASEASPITHVTKDDAPILLVHGDADPTVDFSQSEHMHTKLKSTGVPSKLIRVKNGGHGFNYGGHKPDDIDQTQIAWFDKHLRGK; via the coding sequence ATGCTCAAAAGTCCATCCATCAAACTGTTAATACTATTTGGAGTACTGTCTCACCTTTCGGCAAGCGCACAACCTGATCTCGAGAACGCAGCAGATGTAGATCGAAATGTAATATACGGCATGTACTCCGGCCTGGCATTGGTAATGGATGTATATTATCCGAAAGAATCAAACGGCCACGGGGTCATCCAAATTTCTGGAAGCGGTTGGACCCGGCCCATGGGTTATGATGCCCGAGCGCTGAGCCATCAGACTCATGTTAAAAATGATGGCGAGCCCTTGTTGGCGGCTGGCTATACGGTCTTTGCCATCAGTCACCGCGCCACTCCAAGGTTTCAATACCCATCGCAAGTAGAGGATGTTCAACGGGCGGTTCGATACATCCGTTTCCATGCAGACCGGTTTGGAATTACACCGGATAAAATCGGAGCCTTGGGCGGATCTTCTGGAGGGCATCTGGTCAGTATGCTGGGAGTCTTGGATGGCGATGAAAACCGCCTCGACCAAAGCCCGATCAATCAGGTGAACGCCAAAGTTCAATGCGTAGTTGCGCGAGCGGCACCTTCGAACTTTATCAATGGGCAAGACGCCAACTACTTTCTAGGTGTAAGGGAAAAGGAAAGAACCGTGGAAGGATCCATAGAGCACACAATCGCATCGGAAGCCTCACCCATAACCCATGTGACCAAAGACGATGCTCCCATACTTTTGGTTCATGGCGATGCGGACCCGACGGTAGACTTTTCTCAATCCGAACACATGCATACCAAGCTGAAGTCGACCGGCGTACCCTCGAAACTAATACGCGTGAAAAACGGCGGTCACGGATTCAATTACGGAGGCCACAAACCAGACGATATTGACCAAACGCAAATTGCCTGGTTCGACAAACACTTACGAGGCAAGTAA